The DNA window TACAAATGGACTGTCAAGGGCAAAGAGTTTGCCGGAAGAGTGGGCCGTGGGGTGTAAACTCGGGGCTTTTATCCTGGGCGCCTATCGTGGGGCCGCGCCATGGTGCCGGGCGGCCCTCAGGCCTTAGGGGGAGCCGCTTGGGGGGGAGCCACCTTGGGCGGAGCCGCCGGAGCGGGCGAGGCCTGCGGGGCCGGGGGGGGCGGCGGGGCCTGGGTTAACTCCTTCGGCGGGTGCACCACCCTGGCCACCTCGTCGATGCTCGTTATGCCCTGGCCGACCTTCCTCAAGCCGTCGTCGAGCAGCCCCTTCATGCCGGCGGCCGCGGCGGCCTTTCTTATCTGCTGCTCGGAGGCGTCGGAGTCTATGAGGCTCTCCATGGTGGCGTCGACCGTCAGCACCTCGAAGATGCCCGTCTTGCCCATATAACCGGTCCCCTTGCACTCGTCGCAACCCTTTGCGCGGTAGAGCTTGGCCTGGATCGGCTTGGTGATACCGACGCTTCTGAGCTCCTCGGCGTCGGGTGCGTACTGCTCCCTGCACTTCGCACACAACCTCCTTACGAGCCTCTGCGCCACTATCCCCTTAAGCGCCGAGGCGATAAGGTGGACGGGTACGCCGATACTCTTAAGCTGGGTAATTGCCGATGCCGCGTCGACCGTATGGAGGGCGGAGAATATCAGACGCCCCGCTATGGCGGCCATAAAGGCCTCCATGGCCGTCGCGCTGTCCCGCATCTCCGCCACCAGTATCACGTCTACGTCGTGTTTCAGGACGAAGTGCAGCCCCTCGGAGAAACTCAACCCCGTCGTATCGCTTATGGCCATCTGGTTTATGTCCTTGACCTCGTACTTCGGCGGGTCTTCCAGCGTGACCACTTTTATACTGTCGTTCTTTACCTGCTCCAGCATGGCATAGAGGAGTGTGGTGCCTCCCGCGCCCACCGGGCCGGTCACGAGCACAACGCCCTGCCGGGCCTTTATGGTGTCCATCAAGCGCTGTTCGTCGGCCTGATTAAGGCCGAGGCTTTTAAGCTCCGGGATAGTGCTCTGGGGTTCGAGCAGCCCAAGCCCCACCATCTCCCCGTACCGTCCCGGCAGGGTCCGGACCCTGACCTCTAAAACCTTGTCTCCCACCCTGAGCTTCATCCTGCCCTCCTGCGGGACCCTGGTCTCCCCGACGTCCAGTTTGGCCATGGACTTGAGCCTCGCGGTGACCGGGCC is part of the Thermodesulfobacteriota bacterium genome and encodes:
- a CDS encoding ATPase, T2SS/T4P/T4SS family, with the translated sequence MAVKRIGELLIEAGLINEEQLNQGLAAAKEKKMKVGAALVELGFASEMDIAQTLGYQLNIPFADFSSLDVDPTASERVKLELAQKNVLFPVEVTPQGMTVAMSDPLNLAAIDDIRFATGLQVIPLVATTSDVNAAIKKYYLKEEPVAEAAGAPGVAAAPAEEVEELVPGKKDRLVELVREKEDVDIEEVTKKSSAPPIVSLVETLFIAGVDQIASDIHLEPQEKAVKVRFRIDGVIKSAKQLPKWVQGPVTARLKSMAKLDVGETRVPQEGRMKLRVGDKVLEVRVRTLPGRYGEMVGLGLLEPQSTIPELKSLGLNQADEQRLMDTIKARQGVVLVTGPVGAGGTTLLYAMLEQVKNDSIKVVTLEDPPKYEVKDINQMAISDTTGLSFSEGLHFVLKHDVDVILVAEMRDSATAMEAFMAAIAGRLIFSALHTVDAASAITQLKSIGVPVHLIASALKGIVAQRLVRRLCAKCREQYAPDAEELRSVGITKPIQAKLYRAKGCDECKGTGYMGKTGIFEVLTVDATMESLIDSDASEQQIRKAAAAAGMKGLLDDGLRKVGQGITSIDEVARVVHPPKELTQAPPPPPAPQASPAPAAPPKVAPPQAAPPKA